The DNA window TTTGATGGGCTTTTCCACCGGCGGCAGCGACGTGGATCTGTACTCGGCCGGCACGCTGCAGGAGTACCGCAGCGAGCGGGATGTCTATTACACCCACGTCCATCAGAACAGCCGCGAATCGCTCGACCACATCCTGGTTTCGCAAGAGTTCTACGACAACTCCCGGAAACGGTTATGGGCCTTTGAAGGGACCGAAATCATGAACGACCACCTCAATCGCGACGACCACAAAGAAACTGGCTCCACCGATCACGGCATTGTCAAGGCGACCTTCAAGTTCAGCCCCGCCAAAGGTTAACCTCCCTTGGGACAAACCTGCAGTCGGCCACACGGCCGCTTCGCTTCCAACGGCTGCGTCTTAACTTCCTTCCTGGCGTAACGGGTCCGCCAGGAGGGAAAGCACTTCGTGCGCCGCCGTGCGAACGGCCTTGCTGTCATCGATTTGCGAGCAGCGAAAAAGGATCGGGCGAAGGACGTCCCCTTGCGACGGATTCTTGACCAGAACGTTCCTGGCGACTCCCACCCCGTCCAACCGGTGGTGGTGGTCCGCATTTCGGAATAAACGCTGAAAGTCGGCCCACGCTTCGCCGGCGTCCGCCGCCGGGACGCGCGACAGAACGAACCGCGCTTTCTCGTTCACCAGAGACCAGACCGTAAATGCTTCGCCAAACCGACTCTTCCGGCTGCACGCTACGCCCAGAGCCTGTTCCACGGAAGCGGGGACGGGCAGGTTGAACCGTTGCGCCACGCGACTGGCGGCAAAAAGCACAATCCCATGTTTCGAACGCATGCCGTCGTTTAGCAAACGACGGGCGCTGGCGTTCAGCTTTCGTCCCGTTTCCGGCCCCCACTTAGACGTCAACTCGACCAGGTGTTTCGCTGCCGCGCATCGACACACGTCCGCCCGATCGTTCGCAGCGACCCGCAAAAGATCTTCCAGGCCGACCAGGAACTTCGCCTCGTCGTATTCCAACGCCATTTGGGCCAGCCTTTCGGCGATCAGGGTAATCGCCGTCAGCCGCACCAACCGATGGGAGTTGTCCAGATCCGACACATATCGCTCCCGCTCCAAACGCCGGCCAAAAACTCGCGTCCGAAAACGACTCGCTGCACGACGAAAACGGTCGGTCGAATCCAGCTCCTTGAGAAGGTCTTCGAAATCCAACGCATCAAGATCGCACCAGACCGTATGCAGAGTGGCGCCTTCCTCTTCAGTCAGCCCGCAGTCGTGAATCAGGTTGTACCACGACTGTTGGTCTTTGCCTTGGGTGTCGGGCGGTGCGTGGTGGTGGGGGTTGTCCAGGTCAAACTGGGTGACCATCGCAAAACCGTCTTTGGCTGGCTGCCAACCCAAGGCGGCAAGCGCTTGCCGGAACGGACAGCCGGGGACCACCGGTTCCAGCATCGCACAGGGCAACAAGCCATCAATCAGGGTATCCTCCTGGGTCTCGGCATTCATGATCGCCCTGGCGATTCTTCCCGCCAGAAGCATCGGCGGAGTGGAATACCACGCCTGCTCCCAGAAAAAAGATTTCCGCTTGACCCAGTGCTGATGCCTGGCCAGGCAGGCGTCCAGCAAACGGCGATACGCGGGAAACACCCACGGATGTTCCGGCAGCACAAACTGGCCAGCCTGGTTTTCCAGGGGAGCTGGATCGATCGCCAGCGAGTCGCCAAAACTCTCCAGGCTGCGCCGGAAGAGGTCCGCCGAGAAATGCTCCTCCGCCAGCGTCGCGCGTAATTTCCCCTGCAGCCACAGATAATCCGCGTTGGGAGCGGACGTACGCATCAGCTTCTCCAGACGATCAAGGCTGTCGCCTGGATGGTTCTGCCTGGCGGCAGCCATAGCGCTGGCAATCTCCGCAGTCGGCGTGATCGCACGGTGCAGGAATGTCATGGCGTCGCCCTAAAAGGGGATTTCTTCCTGATCCGACGGCGGTTCTTTTGGCAGGCGGAGGTCGAGCAGATAGCCCAGGCAGTTGCAATGCTCGCAGCGATCGGCCCAGTGGGTTTCGTCGTCGCAGTCCCAGAGCAGACCTTCCCCCTCACAAACCGGGCAAACGCCCAGCACCCGGCGACCAAGGATCTCCGCTGGATGCTCCGGCCCTGAAGGTGCGTCGTTCATTCCCGCTTCCTGTTGGTTCTTTCACCGCCTGCTCAACGACCCGGCGCAGGCAAACCTAAAGGCAAATCGTCCCATTCGCTGATAAAACGGGCGTGAAGAAACCGTGAAATTCCGAGCCGTTTTTCTGGCCGTTCCGGTTCCTAGTTTTCCTGTCGCGCCCGCGGCATGGGATTTCAATCCGGGAACCTCGTCAGGTATACTTTAGTCCAGTAAAGAATAACGGGACCAGCCGGCGACGCTCGGCGCGGTTCTTGCCTCCGCGGATGGCTCTCTCTTTTTCTTCAAGGCGTGCGGAAATGCGACATGGCTCCCGGCTGGATCCGCCGAACCGGTTTGAGACGACGGCCCGTGAAGTCGACCTGGAACAGATGGAATGGGATACCGAGTATCTCCAGGAGCGGCTGAACCGGAAGATCGACTATCTGGACGACCAGGCCCAGTCCGTCGTGTCCGAAAATACGTCGCCCGACATCCCCTTCCGCTACAGTCTCAACCCGTACCGCGGCTGCGTACATGCCTGCTCGTACTGCTATGCGCGGAACACGCACGAGTACCTGGGCTATAACGCGGGGCTCGACTTTGAGACGAAAATCCTCGTCAAGCAGGAGGCGGCCAGCCTGCTCCGCAAGTTTCTGGGCCGCAAAGCCTGGCAGCCGGAAATGATCATGTTCTCCGGCGTGACGGACTGTTATCAACCGGCCGAGCGCCAGTTCCGCATCACGCGGCAATGCCTGGAAGTCGCCTGGGAGTGCCGCCAGCCGATCGGCATTATCACCAAGAACGCGTTGGTCCTGCGGGATCTGGATCTGCTGCAGCAGCTGGCCGGCGAGAATCTGGTGAACGTGTTTCTATCGATCAACAGCCTTGACCCCGAACTGGCCCGGCGGATGGAGCCGCGCACCAGCATCCCGGCGGCCCGCCTGCGAGCCGTGCAAACGCTCGCCGCAGCCGGCGTGCCGGTCGGTGTGATGACGGCCCCCATCATTCCCGGCCTGAACGATTCCGAAATCCCTGCCCTGCTGCAGGCCGCCCGCCAGGCAGGAGCACAGGCGGCCGGCTACAACTTCCTGCGTTTGCCAATCACGGTGGAGCCCGTCTTTTTAGAATGGCTCCAGCGGAACTACCCGGAGAAGCGCGAGCTGATCGAAGGCCGCATCCGATCCTCCCGCGACGGCGAACTGAGCAGTTCGACCTGGTCCGAGCGAATGCGCGGCACAGGCCAGATCGCGGAACAGATTCAAAAGATGTTCCGCATCTTCGCCCAGAAGAACAACCTGGCCCGCCGCCTGCCCCCGCTGGACTGCACCCGCTTCCGCCCGCCGGAAACCGACCCGCAACAGTTGAAGCTGTTTTAAGATCGATGGGAAACCTGAAAGCCAACGCATGGCGTCTGCGTGCGTCTAACCTGCCGGCAGCAGGCGGCTATACTGGATCGCACTCAAGGCGGGGCCGTCGATTCTAGCGCAGACCTTGCCTGGCGTCTTGAGCGGAGGAAGTCGTTGACCGAAGAGCCTGCAGAAAGGGAACCCCATGCAACCGATGCCCGGCGAAATCCGAATTCTGTCAGCCTCCAGGCCGCACCCCAGGCGGCTGATCGGCCTGCTCCTGCTGGCCGGTTCGCTTTCGCTGCTGTTCGCTTCGCCGCTGCTGGGCCAGGGGACTCGCGCCGACTATGAGCGGGCGGCCGGTCTGCGGAAACGCTATGAGCACACGCTGTTTCGCGACAAGGTGGAACCGCACTGGCTGGACGCGAACTCCTTCTGGTACAAGGTCCAAACGGGCCCGCAGCAGCATGAGTTTATCCTGTGCGAACTGGGTTCCTGCAAACGGGAGCCGCTCTTCGATCACGGCAAACTGGCGGAGCAGTTGTCGGCGCTGCTGGGCCGCCCGATCGACGCCAAAGCGTTGCCGCTGGAAAGCCTGACGGTGGAAGAGGGGGATCCGCGACACCTTTCCCCCCAGGTCGAATTTGTCGTCGCTCGCCGCCGCTTTCATTACGACGTTAACCGGAAGAAACTCGAGGATCTCTCCGCGACGGTCGTCCCACCCAGAAAATTGCCGCCGCTGCGGGTGATCCCTGCGGCCACGCGGCAGGACGGCTTTCCGACGGAGATCCTGTTCCGCAATCTGTCGCCGCAGCCGGTGCAGTTGTTCTGGCGGAATCGCGAAGGAGAACGCCAAAAGTACGGGACCATCCCCGCCGGCGGCGAACGCCTGCAGCCAACCTTCGCCGGCCATGTCTGGGAGGCGACCGATCAGCAGGACCGTTCCCTGGTCGGCTTTATGGCCCGGGAAGCGCCCGGCCGGGCCGTGATCGCCAAGGATGTACGGCCGTTGGAAGACGAACGTCCCGCATCCGGCGGCCGCGACGGGTCCGTCTCTCCCGACGGACGCTGGCGAGTGCGGTTCCAGGATCACAACGTCTTCCTGCAGTCCCTGCCGCCGGAAGAGAAAGAGTCCGCTGGCGAGGAACCGGACAGCGAGCAGCCGGAGGAGTTTCGGCTCACCCGCGACGGCGAAGCCGACGACGCCTATGGGGGCAAAGTGTACTGGTCGCCCGATTCGCGGCAGTTTGTCGTGCTGCAGACAAAGGCGCCGCAGCAGCATCCGGTGCATCTGATCGAATCGACGCCGGCGGACCAGCTGCAGCCGAAGCTGCATACGCGGGACTATCTCAAACCGGGTGACAGGATTCGACACCCACGGCCGCGGCTGTTTGATGCGCAGTCCCGGCAGGCCGTGCCGGTGGCCGACGACCTGTTCGCCCAGCCCTGGAGCATCCAGGATCTGCGCTGGGACCAGGACTCGCAGCGGTTCACCTTTTTATACAACCAGCGCGGCCACCAGGTGCTGCGGCTGGTGGCGGTCGACAACCAGGGACAGGCGACGGCGTTGATCGAAGAGACGTCGCCGACCTTTATCGACTACCACTCCAAGCTGTACTGCCGGCGGCTGGAAGCGACCAACGAAATCCTCTGGATGTCGGAGCGGGACGGCTGGAACCACCTGTGGCTGTACGATGCGACCACCGGCAAGGTCAAGCAGCAGCTCACCCAGGGCGACTGGGCCGTCAGCAGCGTGGAGTCCATCGACGAAGAGCGGAGAGAGATCTGGTTCATGGCCGGCGGCGTACGGCCGGAACAGGATCCGTATTACCAGCACCTGTGCCGCGTCGGCCTGGACGGCGGCGACTTCACCATTTTGACGGAAGGGAACGGCACGCACGAGATTACCTTTTCGCCTGACCGGACCTGGTTCCTCGACAAGTGGTCCCGCGTCGACCTGCCGCCCACTTTCGAGATGCGGCAGTCTGAAGATGGCCGGCGGGTCGCCCTGCTGGAACAGGCCGACGACCAGGCGTTACTGGCGGCCGGCTGGACTCCGCCGGAGCGGTTCGTCGCTCCGGGTCGCGACGGGCAGACGCCCATTTATGGAATCCTCATCCGGCCGTCGAATTTTGACCCGAAGAAACGCTACCCCGTCGTGGAGCAGGTTTACGCCGGGCCGCATGGCTTCCATACCCCCAAAGCCTACGGCCTGCTGATCGGCCAGCACGCGATGGCCGAACTGGGTTTCATCGTGGTGCAGATCGACGGCATGGGGACGAATGGCCGCAGCAAGAAGTTTCACGATGTCTGCTGGCAGAACCTGGCCGACGCTGGCTTTCCCGATCGGATCGCCTGGATCAAGGCGGCCGCCGCCACCCGACCCTGGATGGACCTGGAGCATGTCGGCATTTACGGCGGCAGCGCCGGTGGTCAGAACGCCATGCGGGCGCTGCTTGACCATCATGACTTTTACCACGCGGCCGTCGCCGACTGCGGCTGCCACGATAACCGGATGGACAAA is part of the Lignipirellula cremea genome and encodes:
- a CDS encoding PA0069 family radical SAM protein — protein: MRHGSRLDPPNRFETTAREVDLEQMEWDTEYLQERLNRKIDYLDDQAQSVVSENTSPDIPFRYSLNPYRGCVHACSYCYARNTHEYLGYNAGLDFETKILVKQEAASLLRKFLGRKAWQPEMIMFSGVTDCYQPAERQFRITRQCLEVAWECRQPIGIITKNALVLRDLDLLQQLAGENLVNVFLSINSLDPELARRMEPRTSIPAARLRAVQTLAAAGVPVGVMTAPIIPGLNDSEIPALLQAARQAGAQAAGYNFLRLPITVEPVFLEWLQRNYPEKRELIEGRIRSSRDGELSSSTWSERMRGTGQIAEQIQKMFRIFAQKNNLARRLPPLDCTRFRPPETDPQQLKLF
- a CDS encoding prolyl oligopeptidase family serine peptidase, with translation MQPMPGEIRILSASRPHPRRLIGLLLLAGSLSLLFASPLLGQGTRADYERAAGLRKRYEHTLFRDKVEPHWLDANSFWYKVQTGPQQHEFILCELGSCKREPLFDHGKLAEQLSALLGRPIDAKALPLESLTVEEGDPRHLSPQVEFVVARRRFHYDVNRKKLEDLSATVVPPRKLPPLRVIPAATRQDGFPTEILFRNLSPQPVQLFWRNREGERQKYGTIPAGGERLQPTFAGHVWEATDQQDRSLVGFMAREAPGRAVIAKDVRPLEDERPASGGRDGSVSPDGRWRVRFQDHNVFLQSLPPEEKESAGEEPDSEQPEEFRLTRDGEADDAYGGKVYWSPDSRQFVVLQTKAPQQHPVHLIESTPADQLQPKLHTRDYLKPGDRIRHPRPRLFDAQSRQAVPVADDLFAQPWSIQDLRWDQDSQRFTFLYNQRGHQVLRLVAVDNQGQATALIEETSPTFIDYHSKLYCRRLEATNEILWMSERDGWNHLWLYDATTGKVKQQLTQGDWAVSSVESIDEERREIWFMAGGVRPEQDPYYQHLCRVGLDGGDFTILTEGNGTHEITFSPDRTWFLDKWSRVDLPPTFEMRQSEDGRRVALLEQADDQALLAAGWTPPERFVAPGRDGQTPIYGILIRPSNFDPKKRYPVVEQVYAGPHGFHTPKAYGLLIGQHAMAELGFIVVQIDGMGTNGRSKKFHDVCWQNLADAGFPDRIAWIKAAAATRPWMDLEHVGIYGGSAGGQNAMRALLDHHDFYHAAVADCGCHDNRMDKIWWNELWMGHPVGPQYAASSNAVHADRLAGKLMLIVGELDKNVDPSSTMQVVKALQQADKDFDLVIVAGAGHGAAETRYGSRRRSDFLVRHLHGREPRSDSDEPQGDSKERAPE